One part of the Burkholderia latens genome encodes these proteins:
- the hutC gene encoding histidine utilization repressor has translation MNETERRHSARPAIASADAVPARALPAYQQIKRYVVERIAKGDWKPGGAIPTEAELVKEFGVARMTVSRALRELTAERVLTRIQGAGTFVERRHYESTVLEIRNIADEIAERGHRHSARVLLIERSVDAEAIEALGLRSGPVFHSRIVHFEEDEPIQFEDRYVNPALFPDYLEQDFTVETPNHYMVRLAPIQRAEFRIYAEKPNAQVRRHLVMEIGEPCLVLTRRTWVGEHVATSVRLWHPASRFHLAGTM, from the coding sequence ATGAACGAAACGGAACGACGACATTCCGCCCGGCCGGCGATCGCATCGGCCGATGCCGTGCCGGCGCGCGCACTGCCAGCCTATCAACAGATCAAGCGCTACGTCGTCGAACGGATCGCGAAGGGCGACTGGAAGCCGGGCGGCGCGATCCCGACCGAGGCCGAGCTGGTCAAGGAATTCGGCGTCGCGCGGATGACGGTGTCGCGCGCGCTGCGCGAACTGACAGCCGAACGCGTACTGACCCGCATCCAGGGCGCCGGCACGTTCGTCGAGCGCCGGCATTACGAATCGACGGTACTGGAAATCCGCAATATCGCCGACGAGATCGCCGAGCGCGGTCATCGGCACAGTGCGCGCGTCTTGCTGATCGAGCGCAGCGTCGACGCGGAAGCGATCGAAGCGCTCGGACTGCGTTCCGGGCCCGTGTTTCACTCGCGCATCGTGCATTTCGAGGAAGACGAGCCGATCCAGTTCGAGGATCGCTACGTCAATCCGGCATTGTTTCCCGACTATCTGGAGCAGGACTTCACGGTCGAGACCCCGAACCACTACATGGTGCGGCTCGCGCCGATCCAGCGCGCGGAGTTCCGGATCTACGCGGAGAAACCCAATGCGCAGGTGCGCCGCCATCTCGTGATGGAAATCGGCGAACCATGCCTGGTGCTGACGCGCCGCACGTGGGTCGGCGAGCACGTCGCGACGTCGGTCCGGCTGTGGCATCCGGCGTCGCGGTTTCATCTGGCAGGGACGATGTAG
- a CDS encoding fumarylacetoacetate hydrolase family protein, with protein sequence MRNLSASDCLPHDLAQALLIGRVWRHDGAHAGPSVVAVRDGELFDITRTVPTTADLFDRPDAVEIARAAPGEPLGRVEPLLQAALDGTPGAMHLLAPSDVQAIKACGVTFAVSLIERVIEEQAGGDPAKARAVRETIAATIGTDLSKIVPGSEAAMRLKAELERRGAWSQYMEVGIGPDAEVFSKSQPMSAVGFGADVGLLPASVWNNPEPEIVLAVSSDGRPVGAALGNDVNLRDIEGRSALLLGKCKDNNGSCAIGPFVRLFGDGFTLDSVRQASVSLRVEGADDGFVLDGVSHMREISRDPAELVAQTCGAHHQYPDGFMLFLGTMFSPIQDRDTPGGGFTHHLGDRVTISTPALGALVNTVRLCTEIAPWTFGVRALYANLAVRGLLRA encoded by the coding sequence ATGCGTAATCTATCCGCTTCCGATTGCCTGCCGCACGACCTCGCCCAAGCGCTGCTGATCGGCCGCGTCTGGCGACACGACGGCGCTCATGCGGGCCCGAGCGTCGTCGCCGTGCGCGACGGCGAGCTGTTCGACATCACCCGCACCGTGCCGACCACCGCTGATCTGTTCGACCGCCCCGATGCGGTCGAAATCGCGCGTGCGGCGCCGGGCGAACCGCTCGGCCGCGTCGAGCCGCTGCTGCAGGCGGCGCTCGACGGCACGCCTGGCGCCATGCATCTGCTCGCGCCATCCGACGTGCAGGCGATCAAGGCGTGCGGCGTCACGTTTGCGGTCAGCCTGATCGAACGCGTGATCGAGGAACAGGCCGGCGGCGATCCGGCCAAAGCGCGCGCCGTGCGCGAAACGATTGCCGCGACGATCGGCACCGATTTGTCGAAAATCGTTCCCGGCTCGGAAGCGGCGATGCGCCTGAAGGCCGAGCTCGAGCGCCGCGGCGCGTGGTCGCAATACATGGAGGTCGGCATCGGCCCCGATGCGGAGGTGTTCTCGAAATCTCAGCCGATGTCGGCGGTCGGCTTTGGCGCGGACGTCGGGTTGCTGCCGGCATCCGTGTGGAACAACCCGGAACCGGAGATCGTGCTGGCCGTCAGCAGCGACGGCCGGCCGGTGGGCGCGGCGCTCGGCAACGACGTGAACCTGCGCGATATCGAAGGCCGCTCCGCGTTGCTGCTTGGCAAATGCAAGGACAACAACGGCTCGTGCGCGATCGGTCCGTTCGTGCGGCTGTTCGGCGACGGTTTCACGCTGGACAGCGTGCGGCAGGCGAGCGTATCGCTGCGCGTCGAAGGCGCGGACGACGGCTTCGTGCTCGACGGCGTCAGCCACATGCGCGAGATCAGCCGCGACCCGGCCGAGCTCGTCGCGCAGACCTGCGGCGCGCATCATCAGTACCCGGACGGCTTCATGCTCTTTCTCGGCACGATGTTCTCGCCGATCCAGGATCGCGACACGCCCGGCGGCGGCTTCACGCATCACCTCGGCGATCGCGTGACCATCTCCACGCCCGCGCTCGGCGCGCTCGTCAATACCGTGCGGCTGTGCACGGAGATCGCGCCGTGGACTTTCGGCGTGCGCGCGTTGTATGCGAATCTGGCGGTGCGGGGGCTGCTGCGCGCGTGA
- a CDS encoding MFS transporter: protein MPSIAQTAAASAAADPSEDALYRKVMRRILPLLLLCYVVAYLDRVNVGFAKLQMLDDLRLSDGVYALGASIFFWGYFLFEMPSNLLLHRYGARFWIARIMITWGIVSSSMAFIVPLAQFFHVQTSTMFYTLRFLLGLCEAGFFPGVILYMNYWFPARRQSVAMSGFLVAIPLSLTLGSVVSGWLMEQTHGLSGMSGWQWMLLLEGLPSIVVAFIVLACLGDGPQSAKWLSADEKAVLSRNLEREATHKSHSAGAALRSPRVWLLTFILLTFNTGFYGLAFWLPSIIRASGVKSPVHIGLLTAIPYLTAIFAMVWNASHARKTGERRLHAAIPALIGGVGLILSAACAQNVALSIVFLTVATCGILALMPIYWTFPGQILSGTAAAAGIALINSVGNLSGFTGSMITGIAKEMTGNINNGTYALGACLLVSCVLILSIPRSILRPPADR from the coding sequence ATGCCATCCATTGCCCAGACCGCTGCCGCGTCGGCCGCGGCCGACCCGTCCGAGGACGCCCTTTACCGGAAGGTGATGCGGCGCATCCTGCCGTTGCTGCTGCTCTGTTACGTCGTCGCGTATCTGGACCGCGTCAACGTGGGTTTCGCGAAGCTGCAAATGCTCGACGATCTGCGGTTGAGCGACGGCGTCTACGCGCTCGGCGCGAGCATTTTCTTCTGGGGCTATTTTCTGTTCGAGATGCCGAGCAACCTGCTGCTGCACCGCTACGGCGCCCGCTTCTGGATCGCGCGGATCATGATCACGTGGGGGATCGTGTCGTCGTCGATGGCCTTCATCGTGCCGCTTGCGCAGTTCTTCCACGTGCAGACGTCCACCATGTTCTACACGCTGCGCTTCCTGCTCGGCCTGTGCGAAGCCGGCTTCTTTCCGGGCGTGATCCTGTACATGAACTACTGGTTCCCTGCGCGGCGCCAGAGCGTGGCCATGTCGGGGTTCCTGGTGGCGATCCCGTTGAGTCTCACGCTCGGCAGCGTGGTTTCAGGTTGGCTGATGGAACAGACGCACGGGCTGTCGGGCATGAGCGGCTGGCAATGGATGTTGCTGCTCGAAGGGCTGCCGTCGATCGTGGTGGCGTTCATCGTGCTCGCCTGCCTCGGCGACGGTCCGCAATCGGCGAAGTGGCTGTCGGCCGACGAGAAGGCGGTGCTGTCGCGCAATCTCGAACGCGAGGCCACGCACAAGTCGCACAGCGCCGGCGCCGCGCTGCGCAGCCCGCGCGTATGGCTGCTCACCTTCATCCTGCTCACGTTCAATACCGGCTTCTACGGGCTCGCGTTCTGGCTGCCGTCGATCATTCGCGCGTCGGGCGTGAAGAGCCCGGTGCATATCGGCCTGCTGACCGCGATTCCGTACCTCACGGCCATTTTCGCGATGGTGTGGAATGCATCGCACGCGCGCAAGACCGGCGAGCGCCGCCTGCACGCGGCGATTCCCGCGCTGATCGGCGGTGTCGGGCTGATCCTGAGCGCGGCGTGCGCGCAGAACGTCGCACTGTCGATCGTGTTCCTGACCGTCGCCACTTGCGGGATCCTCGCGCTGATGCCGATCTACTGGACGTTCCCCGGCCAGATCCTGTCGGGCACGGCAGCAGCTGCGGGCATTGCGCTGATCAACTCGGTGGGCAACCTGTCCGGCTTCACGGGTTCGATGATCACCGGCATCGCGAAGGAAATGACCGGCAACATCAACAACGGCACCTATGCGCTCGGCGCCTGCCTGCTGGTCAGCTGCGTGCTGATCCTGTCGATTCCGCGCAGCATCCTGCGGCCGCCGGCCGACCGGTAG
- a CDS encoding ABC transporter ATP-binding protein has protein sequence MNTAAPVALSVRNIHKSFGDHHVLKGISLDAHEGDVISILGASGSGKSTFLRCLNLLETPDDGSVALGGEELAMKRARDGKLHPSDRRQVDRIRSQLGMVFQNFNLWSHMTVLDNLVEGPLRVQKRSRAEAVEEAEALLARVGLADKRGYYPAHLSGGQQQRVAIARALAMHPKVMLFDEPTSALDPELVGEVLRVMRSLAEEGRTMLVVTHEMGFARHVSNRVMFLHQGEVDTDGTPDDVFGGHTSERFRQFVSSHHDRTTN, from the coding sequence ATGAACACCGCTGCTCCCGTTGCGCTGTCGGTCAGGAACATTCACAAGTCGTTCGGCGATCACCACGTTCTGAAGGGCATTTCGCTCGACGCGCACGAGGGTGACGTCATCTCGATTCTCGGCGCGAGCGGATCGGGAAAAAGCACGTTCCTGCGCTGCCTGAATCTGCTCGAGACGCCCGACGACGGCTCCGTCGCGCTCGGCGGAGAGGAGCTGGCGATGAAGCGCGCGCGCGACGGCAAGCTGCATCCGAGCGATCGGCGCCAGGTCGACCGGATCCGCTCCCAGCTCGGGATGGTGTTCCAGAACTTCAACCTCTGGTCGCACATGACCGTGCTCGACAATCTCGTCGAGGGGCCGCTGCGCGTGCAGAAGCGCAGCCGCGCGGAAGCGGTCGAGGAGGCCGAGGCGCTGCTCGCGCGCGTCGGCCTCGCCGACAAGCGCGGCTACTATCCGGCTCATCTGTCGGGCGGCCAGCAGCAGCGCGTCGCGATTGCCCGCGCGCTCGCGATGCATCCGAAGGTGATGCTGTTCGACGAACCGACGTCCGCGCTCGACCCCGAGCTGGTCGGCGAGGTGCTGCGCGTGATGCGCTCGCTCGCGGAAGAAGGGCGCACGATGCTGGTCGTCACGCACGAGATGGGTTTTGCACGTCACGTGTCGAATCGCGTGATGTTCCTGCATCAGGGCGAGGTCGACACGGACGGAACGCCGGACGACGTGTTCGGCGGCCACACCTCCGAGCGCTTCCGGCAATTCGTGTCGAGCCACCACGACCGCACCACGAACTGA
- a CDS encoding IlvD/Edd family dehydratase yields MSQTARRLRSQEWFDDPAHADMTALYVERFMNYGLTREELQSGRPVIGIAQTGSDLAPCNRHHIELAERTKAGIRDAGGIPMEFPVHPLAEQSRRPTAALDRNLAYLGLVEVLHGFPLDGVVLTTGCDKTTPACLMAAATVDMPAIVLSGGPMLDGWHEGKRVGSGTVIWHARNLLAAGDIDYEGFMQLTTASSPSIGHCNTMGTALSMNSLAEALGMSLPGCASIPAAYRERGQMAYATGKRAVELVRDDVRPSKIMTRAAFENAIVVASALGASTNCPPHLIAIARHMGVELSLDDWQRFGEAVPLLVNCMPAGEYLGESFHRAGGVPAVLRQLDAAGLLRRDCLTVSGRAIGEIADAAPDADRDVIRTPDEPLKHGAGFMVLSGNFFDSAIMKMSVVGDAFRRTYLAEPGAENTFEARAIVFDGPEDYHARINDPALQIDERCILVIRGCGTVGYPGSSEVVNMAPPAELVKRGVTSLPCLGDGRQSGTSASPSILNVSPEAAVGGGLALLRTNDRIRVDLNRRSVDVLVDADELARRRDTASYAVPQAQTPWQELYRRFVGQLSTGGCLEPATLYLKVIEQRGNPRHSH; encoded by the coding sequence ATGTCACAAACCGCTCGCCGCCTGCGCAGCCAGGAATGGTTCGACGATCCCGCGCACGCCGACATGACCGCGCTTTATGTCGAGCGCTTCATGAACTACGGCCTCACGCGCGAAGAACTGCAGTCCGGGCGTCCGGTCATCGGCATCGCGCAGACGGGCAGCGATCTGGCGCCATGCAACCGCCACCATATCGAACTGGCGGAGCGCACCAAGGCAGGCATCCGCGACGCGGGCGGCATTCCGATGGAGTTCCCCGTGCATCCGCTCGCCGAGCAGAGCCGCCGGCCTACGGCCGCGCTCGATCGCAATCTCGCGTACCTCGGGCTCGTCGAAGTGCTCCATGGTTTTCCGCTGGACGGTGTGGTGCTCACCACCGGCTGCGACAAGACCACGCCCGCGTGCCTGATGGCCGCGGCCACGGTCGACATGCCAGCCATCGTGCTGTCGGGCGGCCCGATGCTCGACGGCTGGCACGAGGGCAAGCGCGTCGGCTCGGGCACGGTGATCTGGCATGCCCGCAACCTGCTGGCGGCCGGCGACATCGACTACGAAGGCTTCATGCAGCTGACCACCGCATCGTCGCCGTCGATCGGCCACTGCAATACCATGGGCACCGCATTGTCGATGAACAGCCTGGCGGAAGCGCTCGGCATGTCGCTGCCGGGCTGCGCGAGCATTCCCGCCGCGTACCGCGAGCGCGGCCAGATGGCGTACGCGACGGGCAAGCGCGCAGTCGAACTGGTTCGCGACGACGTGCGCCCGTCGAAGATCATGACGCGTGCGGCGTTCGAGAACGCGATCGTCGTCGCGTCCGCGCTCGGCGCATCGACGAACTGCCCGCCGCACCTGATTGCGATCGCGCGCCACATGGGCGTCGAACTGAGCCTGGACGACTGGCAGCGTTTCGGCGAAGCCGTGCCGCTGCTCGTCAATTGCATGCCGGCCGGCGAATACCTTGGCGAGAGCTTCCACCGCGCGGGCGGCGTGCCCGCCGTGCTGCGCCAGCTCGATGCGGCCGGCCTGCTGCGGCGCGACTGCCTGACGGTATCCGGCCGCGCGATCGGCGAGATCGCCGACGCCGCGCCGGACGCCGACCGCGACGTGATTCGCACCCCCGACGAACCGCTCAAGCATGGCGCGGGCTTCATGGTGCTGTCGGGCAACTTCTTCGACAGCGCGATCATGAAGATGTCGGTGGTCGGCGACGCTTTTCGCCGGACCTACCTCGCCGAGCCCGGTGCGGAGAATACGTTCGAGGCGCGCGCGATCGTGTTCGACGGCCCCGAGGATTACCATGCCCGCATCAACGATCCCGCGTTGCAGATCGACGAACGCTGCATCCTGGTGATCCGCGGCTGCGGCACGGTCGGCTACCCGGGCAGCTCGGAGGTCGTCAACATGGCGCCGCCGGCCGAGCTCGTGAAGCGCGGCGTGACGTCGCTGCCGTGCCTGGGCGACGGGCGCCAGAGCGGCACGTCGGCGAGTCCGTCGATCCTGAACGTGTCGCCGGAAGCCGCGGTGGGCGGCGGCCTTGCGCTGCTGCGCACGAACGATCGCATCCGCGTCGACCTGAATCGCCGCAGCGTGGACGTGCTCGTCGATGCAGACGAGCTCGCACGCCGACGCGACACGGCAAGCTACGCCGTGCCGCAGGCGCAAACGCCGTGGCAGGAGCTTTATCGCCGTTTCGTCGGCCAGTTGTCCACCGGCGGCTGTCTCGAACCGGCCACGCTGTACCTGAAGGTGATCGAGCAGCGCGGCAACCCGCGCCACTCGCACTGA
- a CDS encoding sensor histidine kinase: MKLTLTQRVSCVFAVLLLACSGASAWLQIRANDMREKEVVQNLSRDLAAHIAGSTPLMDANGLRPDAVRTLFGQLMGVNPSVEVYLLDNAGRIKGDDAPPGHVKRDRVDLAPVQRFIAGDPLPILGDDPRSPDARKVFSAAPLQRAGQPPSGYIYVVLLGEAHDRLAARFDAGNVLRTTLWSMAVVALLGLLAGLTAFSFITRPLRRLTDAMRRFDADGAPDTQPPVPRSPPGRRGDDIAVLESAFAQMADRIGDQWRALTRQDQQRRELITNISHDLRTPLTSLHGYLETLSLKSDTLAEAERRRYLSIALAQSAKVGRLAQALFELARLESGGVQAEREPFSLVDLVQDVFQKFELAAQSRGIALHARIPSRVPAVSADLAMIERVLTNLLDNALRHTPQHGEVEVALTPRDDRVVVTVSDTGEGIPPARREGLFQRPQRPMNVGTATSGGLGLLIVHRMLALNGSAIRLVERDGRGAVFEFALPVAQPAAGEGR; encoded by the coding sequence ATGAAACTGACTCTCACCCAGCGGGTGTCGTGCGTGTTCGCGGTGCTGCTCCTCGCATGTTCGGGCGCGTCCGCGTGGCTGCAGATTCGTGCGAACGACATGCGCGAGAAGGAAGTCGTGCAGAACCTGTCGCGCGATCTCGCCGCGCATATCGCGGGCAGCACGCCGCTGATGGACGCGAACGGGCTGCGCCCGGACGCCGTGCGCACGCTGTTCGGCCAGTTGATGGGCGTGAACCCGAGCGTGGAGGTGTACCTGCTCGACAACGCGGGGCGCATCAAGGGCGACGACGCGCCGCCGGGCCACGTGAAGCGCGACCGTGTCGATCTCGCTCCGGTGCAGCGCTTCATCGCGGGCGACCCGCTGCCGATCCTCGGCGACGATCCGCGCAGCCCGGACGCACGCAAGGTGTTCAGCGCCGCGCCGCTGCAGCGTGCAGGGCAGCCGCCTTCGGGCTATATCTACGTGGTGCTGCTCGGCGAAGCGCACGACCGGCTGGCCGCGCGCTTCGACGCCGGCAACGTGTTGCGCACGACGCTATGGTCGATGGCGGTCGTCGCGTTGCTCGGGCTGCTCGCGGGCCTGACCGCGTTCAGCTTCATTACGCGCCCGCTGCGCCGGCTGACCGACGCGATGCGCCGCTTCGACGCGGACGGTGCGCCCGACACGCAGCCGCCGGTGCCGCGTTCGCCGCCAGGGCGGCGCGGCGACGACATCGCGGTGCTCGAATCCGCGTTCGCGCAGATGGCCGACCGGATCGGCGACCAGTGGCGCGCATTGACGCGCCAGGACCAGCAGCGCCGCGAACTGATCACGAACATCTCGCACGATCTGCGCACGCCGCTGACGTCGCTGCACGGCTATCTGGAAACGTTGTCGCTGAAGTCCGACACGCTCGCCGAGGCCGAACGCCGCCGCTATCTGTCGATCGCGCTCGCGCAGAGCGCGAAGGTCGGCCGGCTCGCGCAGGCGCTGTTCGAGCTCGCGCGGCTCGAGTCGGGCGGCGTGCAGGCCGAGCGCGAGCCGTTCTCGCTCGTCGATCTCGTGCAGGACGTATTCCAGAAGTTCGAACTGGCCGCACAGTCGCGCGGCATCGCACTGCATGCGCGAATTCCGTCGCGCGTGCCGGCCGTATCGGCCGATCTCGCGATGATCGAGCGCGTGCTGACGAACCTGCTCGACAACGCGTTGCGGCATACGCCACAACACGGCGAAGTCGAAGTCGCGCTGACGCCGCGCGACGATCGCGTGGTCGTGACCGTGTCCGACACCGGCGAAGGGATTCCGCCGGCGCGGCGCGAAGGGCTGTTCCAGCGTCCGCAGCGGCCGATGAACGTCGGCACGGCGACGAGCGGCGGCCTCGGCCTGCTGATCGTGCACCGGATGCTCGCGCTGAACGGCAGCGCGATCCGGCTCGTCGAGCGGGACGGGCGCGGTGCGGTGTTCGAGTTCGCGTTGCCGGTCGCGCAGCCGGCGGCGGGCGAGGGGCGGTGA
- a CDS encoding response regulator transcription factor — protein MDHPKRILIVEDDADIADVLSLHLRDERYEVVHSADGTEGLRLLEQGNWDALILDLMLPGVDGLEICRRARAMARYTPIIITSARSSEVHRILGLELGADDYLAKPFSVLELVARVKALLRRVDALARDSRIDAGTLDVAGLSIDPIAREASVDGTRIDLTPREFDLLYFFARHPGKVFSRMDLLNAVWGYQHEGYEHTVNTHINRLRAKIEADPAEPVRILTVWGRGYKLAAPGQRDG, from the coding sequence ATGGACCACCCCAAACGCATCCTGATCGTCGAAGACGACGCGGACATCGCCGATGTGCTCAGCCTGCACCTGCGCGACGAGCGCTACGAGGTCGTGCATAGCGCGGACGGCACCGAAGGCCTGCGCCTGCTCGAACAGGGCAACTGGGACGCGCTGATCCTCGACCTGATGCTGCCGGGCGTCGACGGCCTCGAAATCTGCCGTCGGGCCCGCGCGATGGCGCGCTACACGCCGATCATCATCACCAGCGCACGCTCGAGCGAGGTGCACCGGATCCTCGGGCTCGAGCTCGGCGCCGACGACTACCTCGCGAAGCCGTTCTCGGTGCTCGAACTCGTCGCTCGGGTGAAGGCGCTGTTGCGGCGTGTCGACGCGCTCGCGCGCGACTCGCGGATCGATGCGGGCACGCTCGACGTCGCGGGCCTGTCGATCGACCCGATCGCGCGGGAAGCGAGCGTCGACGGCACGCGCATCGACCTCACGCCCCGCGAATTCGACCTGCTGTATTTCTTCGCGCGGCACCCGGGCAAGGTGTTCTCGCGGATGGACCTGCTGAACGCCGTGTGGGGTTACCAGCACGAAGGCTACGAACACACGGTGAACACCCACATCAACCGGCTGCGCGCGAAGATCGAGGCCGATCCGGCCGAGCCGGTGCGGATCCTCACCGTATGGGGCCGCGGCTACAAGCTCGCCGCGCCGGGCCAGCGGGACGGGTGA
- a CDS encoding HAL/PAL/TAL family ammonia-lyase: MTVFRATRPLDWRQVATVAAGEPLQLSDDTRKRVVAARELVDAIVARGIRAYGVNTGVGALCDVIVSPAQQSALSRSILMSHAVGVGMPLGAAETRAIIAAAINNYAHGHSGVRADVVDQLVALLDHDCLPEVPAHGSVGYLTHMAHVALVCIGHGHARHRGERICGDEALRRIGREPLALGAKEGLSLVNGTPCVTGLAALALARAERLLDWADWIAAASFENLGGQLAAFDPASLALRISPGIAHVGARLRTMLADSPMLAAANGRHTQDPLSLRTIPHVHGAARDVFAVTAEVVDRELASVTDNPIVAGTRDAPVVYSQAHAVGAGIALAMDSLAAAMAQVAAIAERRLDRLVNPLVSGLPAFLAAPGGTCSGFMIAQYTAVALVAQNQRLAAPASLDGGITSGLQEDHLCHATPAALKALDIIENATRVLAIELLAAAQAYDLQTNAAGRAASTDALWRHVRERVPVYRDDRPLADDIAVASRIVAGEAPPLQ, from the coding sequence ATGACCGTATTCCGTGCAACCCGGCCGCTCGATTGGCGACAGGTGGCGACAGTGGCGGCCGGCGAGCCGTTGCAACTGTCGGACGACACGCGCAAGCGCGTCGTTGCCGCTCGCGAACTCGTCGACGCGATCGTCGCGCGCGGGATTCGCGCGTACGGCGTCAATACCGGCGTCGGTGCGCTGTGCGACGTCATCGTGTCGCCGGCGCAGCAGAGCGCGTTGTCGCGCAGCATCCTGATGAGCCATGCGGTCGGCGTCGGCATGCCGCTCGGCGCGGCCGAAACGCGCGCGATCATCGCGGCGGCGATCAACAATTACGCGCACGGACATTCGGGCGTGCGAGCCGACGTGGTTGACCAGCTCGTCGCGCTGCTCGACCACGATTGCCTGCCGGAGGTGCCCGCGCATGGCTCGGTCGGCTATCTGACCCACATGGCGCACGTCGCGCTCGTTTGCATCGGGCATGGCCATGCGCGCCATCGCGGCGAACGCATTTGCGGCGACGAGGCGCTGCGGCGCATCGGCCGCGAACCGCTCGCGCTCGGCGCGAAGGAGGGATTGAGCCTGGTCAACGGCACGCCCTGCGTGACCGGGCTCGCGGCACTCGCGCTCGCCCGCGCGGAACGGCTGCTCGACTGGGCCGACTGGATCGCGGCGGCCAGCTTCGAGAATCTTGGCGGGCAGCTTGCCGCGTTCGACCCGGCATCGCTCGCGCTGCGGATTTCGCCGGGTATCGCGCACGTCGGTGCGCGCTTGCGGACGATGCTCGCCGACAGCCCGATGCTTGCCGCGGCCAACGGCCGGCATACGCAGGATCCGCTCAGCCTGCGCACGATTCCGCACGTGCATGGCGCGGCCCGCGACGTGTTCGCGGTTACGGCGGAGGTCGTCGATCGCGAGCTTGCATCCGTGACCGACAACCCGATCGTGGCCGGCACGCGCGACGCGCCGGTCGTTTATTCACAGGCGCACGCGGTCGGCGCCGGCATCGCGCTGGCGATGGACAGTCTCGCCGCCGCGATGGCGCAGGTTGCGGCCATCGCCGAGCGGCGGCTCGACCGTCTCGTCAATCCGCTCGTGAGCGGGCTGCCCGCGTTCCTTGCGGCGCCGGGCGGCACGTGCTCGGGGTTCATGATCGCGCAGTACACGGCGGTTGCGCTGGTCGCGCAGAACCAGCGGCTCGCGGCGCCCGCGAGCCTCGACGGCGGTATCACGTCCGGGCTGCAGGAAGACCATCTGTGTCACGCGACGCCGGCCGCGCTGAAGGCGCTCGACATCATCGAAAATGCGACGCGTGTGCTCGCGATCGAGCTGCTTGCCGCCGCGCAGGCCTACGATCTGCAGACGAATGCAGCGGGCAGGGCCGCATCGACCGACGCGTTGTGGCGGCATGTCCGCGAACGCGTGCCGGTGTATCGCGACGACCGGCCGCTTGCGGACGACATCGCGGTCGCGTCGCGCATCGTCGCGGGCGAAGCGCCGCCGTTGCAGTGA
- a CDS encoding LacI family DNA-binding transcriptional regulator, whose translation MPSPTAVRPAGPPRMSDVARLAGVSKMTVSRVLAGHSVAADTRERVCRAIDQLGYVADAAAGALSSGRSEFVAVLVPSLSSSNFSDTVRGLTDALEPHGLQLLLGDTDYDLEREERLVRSMLRHQPRCVALTGAQHTDATRKLLARSSIPVVEMWDLPTRPIDTAVGFSNVRAARAMVRHLAERGYRRIGFLGGASELDRRGLDRLKGYQAEIKALGLGAPRVVRLGDSPITMSHGGPAMAAMLEQWPDIDAVMCVSDMSAFGAIMECHRRGLSVPTDVAVAGFGNFEVASCCHPTITTVSVDAYGIGRHTGEALLAALQARDDGEPFDSRSIRIDYTIVARESA comes from the coding sequence ATGCCCAGTCCTACCGCCGTCCGGCCCGCCGGACCGCCCCGCATGTCCGACGTAGCGCGCCTGGCCGGCGTATCGAAGATGACGGTGTCGCGCGTGCTTGCCGGCCACAGCGTGGCCGCCGACACGCGGGAACGCGTGTGCCGGGCCATCGATCAGCTCGGCTACGTGGCCGACGCCGCGGCGGGCGCCCTGTCGTCGGGGCGCTCCGAATTCGTCGCGGTGCTGGTGCCGTCGCTGTCGAGCTCGAACTTCTCCGACACGGTGCGCGGCCTGACCGACGCGCTGGAGCCGCACGGCCTGCAACTGCTGCTCGGCGACACCGACTACGACCTCGAACGCGAAGAACGGCTGGTGCGGTCGATGTTGCGTCACCAGCCGCGCTGCGTCGCGTTGACCGGCGCGCAGCATACCGATGCAACGCGCAAGTTGCTCGCTCGCTCGTCCATTCCGGTGGTCGAGATGTGGGATCTGCCCACGCGTCCGATCGATACCGCCGTGGGTTTTTCCAACGTGCGCGCCGCGCGTGCGATGGTGCGGCACCTCGCCGAGCGCGGTTACCGGCGCATCGGCTTTCTCGGCGGCGCCAGCGAACTGGACCGCCGCGGCCTGGACCGGCTCAAGGGATACCAGGCGGAGATCAAGGCACTCGGACTGGGCGCGCCGCGCGTCGTGCGGCTTGGCGATTCGCCGATCACGATGAGCCACGGCGGCCCCGCCATGGCAGCCATGCTCGAGCAGTGGCCGGACATCGACGCGGTGATGTGCGTGAGCGACATGTCGGCGTTCGGCGCGATCATGGAATGCCACCGGCGCGGGCTGTCGGTGCCGACGGACGTGGCCGTGGCCGGCTTCGGCAACTTCGAGGTCGCGAGCTGCTGCCACCCGACCATCACAACCGTGTCGGTCGATGCCTATGGCATCGGCCGACACACGGGCGAGGCGCTGCTGGCCGCGCTGCAGGCGCGCGATGACGGTGAGCCGTTTGACTCGCGCAGCATCCGCATCGATTACACGATCGTCGCGCGGGAAAGCGCCTGA